The Arvicola amphibius chromosome 6, mArvAmp1.2, whole genome shotgun sequence DNA window tctcctttgaTTTGTTTATTCACTCTTTTGTGTTCAgttatttctcctttgttttggAGGAGAGCAGATTGAGTCCAGCAGTTTGCATACGCTAAGCACACACTGTTTGAGTCAGCTGTGTTTGCCAAGCAAAACACCCAAGACATGGTTTAAAGGAtggaaattttgttttggttcacagtttctgGGTGGTCCACCTTCATTTCTTTGGGCAGGAAGTAAAGCAGAGAATCTTGGAGAGACTATTTATCTCATGACATCCTGACACTGAAGAGCAAAACCCCACTTTCTGAATCCCTGCTCTGCAGTAATGCATCTGATTATGAACCCATTAATTGATCAGTCCTCTGATGAAGTTTGAGCCCCCATAATCCAGCTTATTCTCCAAGCTTCCATCTCTGAGAACAGTTGTTCTGGGCCCAGGCCTTTGACACAAGAGTCTGAGAACTCCAGGTCTTCTTGTGCTTTCACTCCGAGGAATAAATAACCCAGTCCCCCTGCGGCTTTGTAGGCAGCGGGGCCAGGCCAAGTCTCATGGTCCAGTCTCTTCCCTGGCTGCTCTTTAACCAGAGATTCTGCTGTGAAATTTGAAAGATTCCCATTTCCAGTTCAGGATAATTTCCTCATTCCAAAGTTTATAATCTCATCAGGCTGGCCCAGCCTCTCCAGCGCAGAAGGAAACAGGCTCGGATGTTCCAGGGATTGGGGTGTCCTCATTTTGCCTCTCCAGCGCAGAAGGAAACAGGCTCGGATGTTCCAGGGATTGGGGTGTCCTCATTTTGCTGGCCATTATTTTGCTTTCCGCAGGGCCATGTGGAAAATACAGCATCGTGATGACATCTTTAGCATGGTGGACTTCAAAGCAGTGGCAGCTTTGCCAATCTTTTGAGAATTCCCTTCCCTGTTCACTTCCAGAGCTCATTTATGTGTATAGGTTCAGATTAAAGGCTTAACATTTTAGTACAGGTCTGCTGGCAAGGAAGTccgttttcatttttctgattctttgttttgcctttgtttgtATGTGAGGGTTAtaggtgcacatgtgcatgtgtgtattgtttgTATGTGAGAGTTATagatgcacatgtgcatgtgtgtattgtttgTATGTGAGGGTTAtaggtgcacatgtgcatgtgtgtattgtttgTATGTGAGAGTTAtaggtgcacatgtgcatgtgtgtattgcatgtgtgtattgagGGCAGAAGCTGGCgttgcttttcttcctctctcactcttgttgtttttctgaggTGGAGCTCCTGATTCTgcaagactagctggccagcccagaaatcctcctgtctccaccttccactTTCCACAACCAtggaccaccacagccagccttttcttccttcccttcccttcccttcccttcccttcccttcccttcccttcccttcccttcccttcccttcccttcccttcccttcccttcccttcccttcccttcccttcccttcccctcccttcccttcccttcccttcccttccctttccttgctttgccttctcttccctttctttttgctttccctttccctcttcctccctctctcccttcttccatccTCTCtaacttccccttctccctccctctattcagttccttcctccttgcctccctccctccctccctccctccctctctccctccctcccttctttccccttgtATGTTAAGTCTCAGAGTCAGGTTTTCATGTTTGACTACTAAACACCTTGTTGACTGAGCTGTAGCACCCCTATTCCATGTTTTAACCTTCATTGTTGAAAGCTAAATTGTTTCTCAATACAAAGTTTTGGGTTGatagtttaattttctttaagtagTGTAAAAACGGAGTAGACAGAGGTTGGAAAGATGGGTGAGATTTAAGGAGCCAAAATCACGTTAATATTTCTTGATCACATTCTTGGCGGTGAGCCTCCACGGCTTCCTGTTTCGTTCCAGATTCCCACCTTTCCTGCGTTGTGGTCAGGGCTGAGCATGACCTGCTGGTGAATCCCTTTCCCACAGTGTTCTCCactcacagtgtgtgtgcagCAGGGCTTCCTTGCTGTTTTCTACGTGTGTCTTAAACACTTCTCTAAACACATTATGTTTGTGAACCTCCGTTGACTTGAAAGGGCCTCCCTCTGGCCCACTTCAAGCCAGGAGCAAGTCACAGATGTGCCACCTCTGAAACTACGCCTGGCATTTCTTTGTCTCCAGCAGTCAGTCAATTGTCCTCGTTGCTCCATAGCGTCCTGATTCTATCTCTTCACCATACATTTGACATTCTAGTTCTCCTCTTGGGTCCGCACTCTCCTCTCTGCGGAGGGTACATTTCTATCTACAACCGCAGCCAGCCCTCCTCCCCTGAGAAGTTTCTTCTCCCGTGCCCTGCCAGTAACATCCAGGGTTTCCCTTCAGAACTGTGTTCCCTAGAAGCAGTCTGCTTCCACTGGCCCAAtgctctcccctcctccacatgGATGAGATGGGTTTGACCTCCAGAGCCCACGTACCATGTTTTCAGACATGAGGGCATCCTTTCCATTCCCATGACCAGCAAGCTTGGTGACCTCGCCTTAATACCATCCTATGTGTTTGGCCAGAGCAGCTGTGCTGTGAGAATTGCCTATGCTCTGGTCCCCAGACACTTCCCTATCATAGGGTTCATTGTATCTTTTGAATTCCTACCTTGTTTCTTATGATTCCCAGCTCATCCTTAAATGTAGCAATTACCCAGGCTCTGGTGTCAGACCTCTTCTCTCCACAACACCTTCTTTGTGGCCGGCCATTTGTTTACTTTTACAAAAACAGCTCTCACTATGTATTCCCAGATCTCTGCCTCTAGCCCAGACCTCTGtccagggaaaggaaagaatgtgCATGTGTACTTCATGTATCATAATTTTCAGATTGCTGTATAATCTTTGGGATTATTTTAAATGGGCCAGTAATGTTATGTTAACTGGCTCTGCCATAATTAGCCTAACCATTTTCCTGCTGAAAATGACTTGCCCTGAATTTCCAGCTCTGGTTTACAGTCCATACACGCATACTGAATTGAGGTTCTGTGGCCTGCCAAGTGAAACGACCCCGCCCATCCCATGTCGCCATATAAAGGTCTGGGGACCTTTGGCGAACTGGTCATAGGCTCCGCCTTCTGCCTCTGTGAAAAGTCACGTGCACTATCATTTGTACTGTCACTGTCGCTCTGACAGAGCCTGAAGGAACCCTCTGCGACCCTCTGCGCATCAGCACCACTTTCTTCCGTACAGGTACCCATGACAGATTCCTAGCAAAAGCAAGAAGGAAATGCAGCTCGAATGTGTCCTTTAGTGACAGCGCCTCCATATTTTTATCCAAAGAAAAGCTATGAGAACATGAAAGACAGACCAAAAATATCTTTCAAGGAAACAGTATGACAGAAACAGAAGTAACCTTAAGTTGATGAcattataaatgttaaaaaagagcTCGAActtaagagaataaaatgagatgaaatgggaaattaaaaactaagagaataaaataacaacCTCACTCCAAAGCtaataaatgaaatcaaaattGTTAAGAGCTTAATGTATTAAAAATGGAATTGTTGGCATAAAGGAAAAGTACTCGGGAATTACAGAGGAAGCCAAAcagaagaaaccaaagaaagaaaaggagagttgATATGAAAGCAGTATGAATCATTGCGAGGGTGCTCACAATAAATGGTTGACATTAAGTAAGAGAACCTTACCCCACAGAAAATTGTATTAGAAAGTATATTGGGAGCTATActaaaagaaaagttttcttgaGTAAACTAAGCTGCCAGAAGATAGTAGAGAATGTACTACTTTGAAGGGAAGAAGTGTTTATTAGATGCTGGGATAGATGCAAATGGAGCCAGCATTGggggcacatacctataatcccagtactcaagaggctgaggcaggaggatcactgagagttcaagcctgagctacagagaccatatatcaaaaacaaaatgggCCAGCCTGATGGTTCAGCATTTAAAGGTATTTGTTTCCAAGCCTGATAAATTTTATCTCTGATACACACATAGTAGAAAGGGAGAACCAATTCCTTTGAACTCTACATGCTTCATGGCACATAAATATTCatggacagacagatatatacatacatacatacacacacacatatatacatacacatgtgtacttatatatatgtgcatgtgtacttcATGTACATACATTCAAagagagggtttggagagatgactcagtgggtgaagtagcatgagacctgaattcagtccccagccACCACAgaaaagctggatatggtggcacatgcctgtaataccattgctggggtggaaacaggaggatcctaGAGCTTTGCCAGCTAGACAGTGTAGCTCAAATGACAagatctgggttcagtgagaaaccctgccttagaaATTGGTGGAGAGATGTAAAAGAATACCCAATCAATGCAAGCAAGCTCTGGTCTCCACATTGTACCTATGCACATATAGGCATACAATACAGGTGTGTCCACGAGCATAGGTGTAtaacacaagtacacacacacacaaagacatacaacacaggtgcacacacatgcataggtgtacaacacaggtgcacacacacagatatatgacACAGGTGCAtccacacacgcgcacatacGTAGGCATACAGCAAAGGTGAACTCACACTCATAAGCATCAtaagacacatatgcacacacacattaaccaTATAGTGAAGTTaaagacacagatgcacacacacacagtaaccaTATACTGAAGTTaaagacacagatgcacacacacacagtaaccaTATACTGAAGTTAAagacacagatgcatacacacacaataaccaTATACTGAAGTTaaagacacagatgcacacacacacagtaaccaTATACTGAAGTTaaagacacagatgcacacacacacagtaaccaTATACTGAAGttaaagacacagaagaagactgaaaataaacaACTTTCCAACTGGGTGGAAATGTGACAGTTGATAGAGGGTCAGCTTGCATCTGAAATAGGAACATGtagctcaaaaatatttttctgatccTTAACTATAGGAgcttttttttagaaataacaaGGAAATATAGATATTTAGGAAATctgttattttctcattcttttgaaGCAGTCTCAGTGTGTGACCCAAGGTGGCTGCAAGCATATACTTTGCTCGCCTcatcctcctgaatgctagggttGTGGGCTGCGTGCACTTTATAGCCATCTTTCATTTTCTGCACAAAGCcaaaattttattacttttatttaaaacagcatGATTTTGACTTTCACCTACAGATTGATTTCTTTGCAATGACAGGCACCAttgaattaaaacaacaacaacaacagaacagccTGACAtggtgatataaataaataatcccagtctagggcagcctgggctacctggcaagatctgatttaaaaatatgaacactTGTAAACAGCTTATTTCAAAAAGTATGTGAAACAATAAAATTACTATACATGCCCTGCTGTATGTGGCCACTTGTTTATTTCCCGACTGCCTatactcccgaaataaccacacagaagctattaattaaatcactacttggtctattagctctaatttcttattggctaaatcctACATCTGAATTTAATGCAtttccaatattttatattttaccacgaggatcatggcctactggcaaggttccagcatgtctatctccagcaacagctccatggcttctgtctgactccgcattcttcctcccagcattcagtttagctttcccctcctacttctgttcttccctgctataggtccaaagcagtttctttattaaccattggtattcacaacacacagaggggaatcccacatcagtaccCAGTCAGGACTATATGTGTCTTGGTGTAAGCAGAGTTTCAGGTCCATGGGCCACCCCTCCTGAGTGACTTCTCATCCTTGCCAGCTGAGGTATTTTCAGAGTCTAATGGCTTTCACTTTAGTGACAGGTCATCTCCTGGCTTCTGGTAAATGGGTGGGGAAACTACTCCCCTGAAGGGTAATCATCGTTTCTCAGTTTGTCACCCTTGTCTGGTAGCTCAAAGAGTGCCACAAGCAAGTCATAGGAAGCCTTGTTGTGTGTATCTTGAGGGGAAGCCAGCGAGGAAAATGTCACTTCATAAAAGAGTGCCGAGAAGCATACAAAAGACATGCTCGGCACCGCTCTACAGAAAACAGCTGGTACTTCCGTGCTGCTTCACTGCAGCGCTTGAGTGGTGCTCCTGCCTTCCCGTCATGCCCCAGGGAGTAAAGGTGTCTACAACGGAGTCACTAGCTTCTCTTCACTCAGTGTATGTATGAGAGCACATGCATACGTGTCACAGCAGGAAAAGAACATTGTATGTAAACTTGCATCAGCGTCAAAGGCAAAGTGGGTATTACAGTGTAATATGAATTTCAAATATGTGCATTGTGACAGTGATGTGAAAGTAATTAATTAAAACCTTGgcttttataaaataatgttatatAGAGAAATAATTTCTGTTTGTATGCCCAAGGATCCAACAAATGATAACTAATCATTGCCTAAATGCATAATAGTTTAGAGAAGTTGTAGGTAGTTTCTGACTTAAACTGATTTGCTTCCAAAGCATTTTAACATGAGGTCAGTATCTTCTTTGCTGTTACGTGAGCAGTGGGGAAGGATCTAGCTCCAGAGTGGAGTAGAGTATCCCAGAACCACTCAGCATGACCTCTGTATTAGTGTTTCTCTAGGGTTCTGATTGGGAACCTCCTTAAAATATCCACATGGACATGGCTCTGTTAAAAGAGGCTTTTGCTCTCTTGATAGTAACTATAGTTGCTAAACAATCATGGCATGTATACAATTTTACcaaccagttttctttctttcttttcttttcttttttgtcttaacAGAAATCCTAGAGGCTGGCATTAAAGGAGCCTCTGAGTCTCTTAAAGGTGTAAAGCGAAAAAAGATTGTTGCTGAGAATCACTTGAAGAAAATACCAAAATCCCCCCTGAGGAATCCTCTTCAGACCAAACACAAGCAGAACACAGAAGAGTCAGCGGCGTTCAGTGTTGTCCAGGATGCATCAGACGCTCATAAGAAACACAACTGTGCCCCTGCTAAAACTGGGAAACAATGTACCAAGCAAAATGGAGAAATACCTGGGATGACTGAGGAGGCCTCAAAATCTGAAGACTCGGTCTCCCCAAAGAAGGCCTCATTTCCCCACCACCGCTCAGAGCTGCGGAGATGGAGGTCCGAGGGCTCAGACCCGGCCAGGATCAGTGGCCCCAATGGACAGCACGACTCCAGCTCCTCACGTAGTAAAACCAGGACCGACGATAGTGAATGTAGCTCTCCTTGCTGTAGCACCACGCCCCTTTCCTATACAAGTACCGCATTCGATGTCTTACTGAAAGCAATGGAGCCAGAATTGAGCACCTTGTCACAAAAGGGCTCATCTTGTGCAATTAAGACAGAAAAACTGAGACCAAATCAAACTGTACGGCCCCCTTGTAAATTAAAGAACAGTTCCCTGGATGTCTCTAATCCTGCTTCCCAGGAATTGGTTGCCGAATCGCAGTGTTCTCCGTGTACCTCATACCCCGTACATGAAGCCTCTGCTCAGAAGAATGAGCAAGCTGCAGCTCAGCCTGTCTCTCACCTGTATACCCCACACGACCACCTTGTTCCCAAACCTAGCCAACAGAATCAGCAGCTTCCGGGGCGTCTGGGCTTAACAGGATCGCTGACAAATCTGCACACCCACGAGAACACTAAACTTGAACCAATTTATAACATAGCAATGCCACCAACTGTAGGTCTCATGCCTCCCTCCAGTAGAACTCAGGTTACTCCTCCACACCAGCAAATGGATTCTGCGTCACCCTCGTCAGTAAGCCCCGCCAGGTCCACACAGTCGCCCCCAGGGCCCATTTACAGTTCAACCCATGTCGCTTCTGTTGTCAGTCAAAGTGTGGAACAAATGTGCAATCTTCTTCTGCGAGATCAGAAGCCCAAAAAGCAAGGCAAATATATCTGTGAGTATTGCAATAGAGCATGTGCGAAGCCCAGCGTGCTCTTAAAGCATATCCGCTCCCACACTGGAGAGCGGCCCTACCCCTGTGTGACTTGTGGGTTTTCGTTTAAGACTAAAAGTAACCTGTATAAGCACAAAAAATCCCATGCGCACACTATCAAACTGGGTCTCGTCTTACAGCCAGAGGCTGGCGGTTTGTTCTTATCCCAAGAGTGCCCCAAAGCACTTAGTGTCCATTCAGATGTGGAAGACAGTGgggagagtgaggaggaggggCCTGGAGACGGGAGGCAGAATGACCCAGGGGTCATGGACCTACAACCTGTGCAAATAATGAAGAAGACATCCAATCCCGAAGTTTTACCCAAGTCTGTTTCAAGCAATTCAGATAACTTGGTCAGTGGCTTCTCTTCACAGGACAGACCTTCTGAGTCACAAGCCCTGACAGAGTTACCAAAAGTTGTGGTCCACCCAGTAAGTATTTCCACACTAAGAACTGACTGTCCGCAGGGGACCAGTCCCAAGCCGGAACTTCCTagcacacagaggcagaaggatcttcaTGTTGCAAACATACTGTCACATCCAGCCGGGGCATCGTCCTTAGAGACGGATGACAAGTCCCATCAGAAAGGGGATGTGACGCAGTCGGAAGGGAAGCAGGAGGCGCACAGTGGAGCAGCGCATGCGCAACTCCAAAGGCAGCAGGCCACAGACGACCCTCAGGAGCAGCAAGGAAAACTGCTGAGTCCAAGGAGCTTAGGAAGTACCGATTCTGGCTACTTTTCACGTTCTGAAAGTGCCGATCAGGCTGTGAGTCCCCCGACTCCTCTTGCCAGAACTTTTCCCTCCGTGGATCCCGACCCAGCTAAGAGCAGTGGGCCCCCAGGGCCTCGAATTGGTGCTCCAGCACCAGCTGCTGTGGGCACTGGCGACAAGTCAGCAGTTGTAGCAGGACAGATGCGCCCACCCTTGGCCACGAGAACTCTGGAGGAAAGGATTTCAAAGCTGATATCTGACAATGAAGCCCTGGTTGACGATAAGCAATTGGATAGCGTGAAGCCCCGGAGAACCTCGCTTTCCAGACGGGGAAGCATTGACTCCCCCAAGTCATACATATTTAAAGATTCCTTCCAGTTTGACCTAAAACCAATGGGACGGAGAACAAGTTCCAGCTCTGATATACCAAAGTCCCCATTCACCCCGACCGAGAAGTCAAAGCAAGTGTTCCTCCTGTCCGTTCCTTCCTTGGACTGCCTGCCTATTACGAGAAGTAACTCCATGCCAACCACAGGATATTCAGCAGTCCCTGCAAATATAATCCCTCCGCCGCCCCCTCTAAGAGGAAGCCAGTCATTTGATGATAAAATCGGCACCTTGTATGATGATGTCTTTGTGTCAGGACCTAACCCGTCCATTCCCCCAAGCGGACATCACCGGCCCCTGGTCAGGCAGGCTGCCGTGGAGGACTCGACAGTCGGTGAGAACCACACGCTGGGCTCTGGGCAGTCTGCCGATGAGAGCTGTCACGGATGCCCAGCCACCAGTGAGCCCGGGCCAGTGCAGAGCAAAGTGCTTCCAGCCCCTCACCTAGAAAAGAAGAAGTCCCATCAAGGACGAGGGACCATGTTTGAGTGTGAAACCTGTCGAAACAGGTACCGGAAACTGGAGAATTTCGAGAATCATAAGAAATTTTACTGTTCAGAGTTACATGGGCCCAAAACAAAGGTACCTGTGAGAGAGCCTGATCACGGCCCTGCCCCTGGTGGGACCCAACCTCAAGTTCTCCACTACAGAGTTGCTGGTACCACAGGTGTATGGGAACAGACACCCCAGCTAAGGAAAAGGCGGAAAATGAAAAGCGTAGGCGACGATGAGGACCTGCAGCCTCGCGAAAGCGGGACATCTCCAGAAAACACTGAAGCCCTCCCGCTGCAGCCCGCCCTGGGCTCTGCTCCCAATCCATCCAAACATGCCACTGCCACAGCAGGTGACCAGGTGCCCAGAGGCGTCCAGATGCAGAGCTCTCCTGTTCAGCTTGTGGCCAGGGTCCCTGAGCAGGCCCTACACCTAAAGCAATGCCCTGTGGTTGAACAGCAACTAACTTCTGCCGCTCAGGACAAGATGGAAGTGAAGCGACAAGGGGGTGGCATCTCTGTCATCCAACACACCAACTCCCTGAGCAGGCCTAGTTCATTTGACAAGCTGGAGCCCTTGGAAGGAGGCACCACCTTTACTTTACAGGAGCTGGGCCGAACCGGGATGCCTGGGGCTCTAAAAGTGATAGGACTCTCCCCAGAGGAAGGTCACCCACCTCAGATGGCACCATCACAGGCCCTTAGAGGAGAGCCAcgggaaagttctagaaagatGCCAAGTGAGCGGTATGTATTAGGTCAGCCCTTGAGACTGGTCCGACAGCACAACATCCAGGTCCCAGAAATTCTGGTCACTGAAGAGCCCGACCGGGACCTGGAAGCCCAGAGCCATGACGAAGAAAAGTCAGAGAAGTTCAGTTGGCCTCAGCGCAGCGAAACCTTATCAAAGCTGCCAACAGAGAAACTGCCACCCAAAAAGAAAAGGCTCCGGCTGGCTGAGATAGAGCATTCTTCAACTGAGTCAAGCTTTGATTCCACTCTCTCCCGGAGTCTCAGCAGAGAAAGCAGCTTATCCCACGCATCCAGCTTCTCAGCCTCCTTAGACATAGAAGACATTTCTAAAGCAGAGGTATCCCCCAAAATCGATTTTCCCAACAAAGCTGAGTTTCTTCTGATTCCACTGGGCTCGAACACACTGAGTGTCCCTGGAAGCCACAGGGAAATGAGGCGCGCTGCATCTGAGCAGATCGGCTGCATGCCCACAGTGATGGAGGTCTCTGATTTCCGAAGTAAGTCATTTGACTGTGGGAGCATCACTCCTTCCCAGGCGACACCAGCAACACTTGTTGAGTCCCAGCCTTCCAGCTCCTCTTGTGGTGTTGGGGGCACCGGACACGTGCCCCTTTTGGAAAGGAGGCGAGGTCCCCTGATCCGGCAGATATCTTTAAACATAGCTTCCGACTGTCATCTATCTCCTGTTAGTGCATCATCTTTCCAAAATATTGTTCTTCCTAGCATGAATGCAATGGCGTTTCAGGGTCCAAGGCTTCCCGATGCATCTTCCGCTGAGTTTCCCGCACAAACTGTGTACTCCCAGGTCCTGACCAAGGATCTTCAGCCAGTAATGTCAAGTTCAAGCTCTACAGATACCTTCCCTCCTCAACAGCTCTTTGGTGTCCATTTATTGAACAGAACTCCTACTCCCCTTAGTCATCAGAACACACCACTGTCTCTGCCAGTGTCCACACAGGGCGGCAAACCAGGTGCACAccccaatgtgtgtgtgtcttctcctAGCGAGGGGAGCTTTGCTCCTAAGTACCAGCTTCAGTGTCCAGCATTCGCTTCCGGTCAGGGCTGCTCTTCTAGTCCTCTGCATTCTGTACCTAATCCGGTTCTTCCAGATCAAAGCGGAGCAGATCCGTGTGTGGCTTCAGTAGCTCTAGCAGCCAAACTAGTCGATCCCGTGTCTAActcctgccctctgccttcaCTGGAGGTCAGGCCACCAAACAATCAGGGGCCGAAGGGACTGCCATCCTTTGTGCTGCCCGTGCCCCCACAGAGTAAAGTTCCTGTGTACTGTTTTGCCACTGTCACATCCCTGCCACAAATCTTAGTGACCCAGGATCTGTCCAACATGCCAATTTGCCAAACTAATCAAAGTATAGTGCCAGTCAGTGAAGAGCAAAATTCCATGCCAGAATCACAGAACCCACTCCAAAATGCATTGCCAACACCAGAGAAGGATCTTACCTGTAAAAGTGTTCTTCCAGAGACAGGCCAAAATGCTTCAGTTTCAGAATCCTTGACCACAGTTCAGAAGATGTCCGTTGGTAGACTCTCCCCGCAACAAGAAGTCTCAGCCTCAAGTAAAAGGATGCTTTCCCCAGCAAACAGTTTAGACATTGCCATGGAGAAGCATCAGAAGCGGGCTAAAGATGAGA harbors:
- the Hivep1 gene encoding zinc finger protein 40 isoform X2 — translated: MPRTKQIHPRNLRDKIEEAQKELNGAEVSKKEILEAGIKGASESLKGVKRKKIVAENHLKKIPKSPLRNPLQTKHKQNTEESAAFSVVQDASDAHKKHNCAPAKTGKQCTKQNGEIPGMTEEASKSEDSVSPKKASFPHHRSELRRWRSEGSDPARISGPNGQHDSSSSRSKTRTDDSECSSPCCSTTPLSYTSTAFDVLLKAMEPELSTLSQKGSSCAIKTEKLRPNQTVRPPCKLKNSSLDVSNPASQELVAESQCSPCTSYPVHEASAQKNEQAAAQPVSHLYTPHDHLVPKPSQQNQQLPGRLGLTGSLTNLHTHENTKLEPIYNIAMPPTVGLMPPSSRTQVTPPHQQMDSASPSSVSPARSTQSPPGPIYSSTHVASVVSQSVEQMCNLLLRDQKPKKQGKYICEYCNRACAKPSVLLKHIRSHTGERPYPCVTCGFSFKTKSNLYKHKKSHAHTIKLGLVLQPEAGGLFLSQECPKALSVHSDVEDSGESEEEGPGDGRQNDPGVMDLQPVQIMKKTSNPEVLPKSVSSNSDNLVSGFSSQDRPSESQALTELPKVVVHPVSISTLRTDCPQGTSPKPELPSTQRQKDLHVANILSHPAGASSLETDDKSHQKGDVTQSEGKQEAHSGAAHAQLQRQQATDDPQEQQGKLLSPRSLGSTDSGYFSRSESADQAVSPPTPLARTFPSVDPDPAKSSGPPGPRIGAPAPAAVGTGDKSAVVAGQMRPPLATRTLEERISKLISDNEALVDDKQLDSVKPRRTSLSRRGSIDSPKSYIFKDSFQFDLKPMGRRTSSSSDIPKSPFTPTEKSKQVFLLSVPSLDCLPITRSNSMPTTGYSAVPANIIPPPPPLRGSQSFDDKIGTLYDDVFVSGPNPSIPPSGHHRPLVRQAAVEDSTVGENHTLGSGQSADESCHGCPATSEPGPVQSKVLPAPHLEKKKSHQGRGTMFECETCRNRYRKLENFENHKKFYCSELHGPKTKVPVREPDHGPAPGGTQPQVLHYRVAGTTGVWEQTPQLRKRRKMKSVGDDEDLQPRESGTSPENTEALPLQPALGSAPNPSKHATATAGDQVPRGVQMQSSPVQLVARVPEQALHLKQCPVVEQQLTSAAQDKMEVKRQGGGISVIQHTNSLSRPSSFDKLEPLEGGTTFTLQELGRTGMPGALKVIGLSPEEGHPPQMAPSQALRGEPRESSRKMPSERYVLGQPLRLVRQHNIQVPEILVTEEPDRDLEAQSHDEEKSEKFSWPQRSETLSKLPTEKLPPKKKRLRLAEIEHSSTESSFDSTLSRSLSRESSLSHASSFSASLDIEDISKAEVSPKIDFPNKAEFLLIPLGSNTLSVPGSHREMRRAASEQIGCMPTVMEVSDFRSKSFDCGSITPSQATPATLVESQPSSSSCGVGGTGHVPLLERRRGPLIRQISLNIASDCHLSPVSASSFQNIVLPSMNAMAFQGPRLPDASSAEFPAQTVYSQVLTKDLQPVMSSSSSTDTFPPQQLFGVHLLNRTPTPLSHQNTPLSLPVSTQGGKPGAHPNVCVSSPSEGSFAPKYQLQCPAFASGQGCSSSPLHSVPNPVLPDQSGADPCVASVALAAKLVDPVSNSCPLPSLEVRPPNNQGPKGLPSFVLPVPPQSKVPVYCFATVTSLPQILVTQDLSNMPICQTNQSIVPVSEEQNSMPESQNPLQNALPTPEKDLTCKSVLPETGQNASVSESLTTVQKMSVGRLSPQQEVSASSKRMLSPANSLDIAMEKHQKRAKDENGAVCNTNIRPLELPSSRAGEGNKQKKPVLVRQLCTTEPLEGVTLEQDTCPAPERSCESAGLTQALPIDNLSAGLSKFVVTDHVSELQELKNTKSCTSVTPIVQDSPVPSESACVLPLKSIDNNQKEEPPGSKQQENKANTPGPCQLSVPAVSLLSISDAQLSFPSLKTATSFTWCYLLRQKSLPLPQSDQKTSAYTGWTVSSSNPNPLGLPTKVALSLLNSKQKTAKSLYCQAITTHSQSDLVVYSSKWKNNLSKRVGNQKSSVVEFSNKDDSEINSEQDKENSLIKSEPRRIKIFDGGYKSNEEYVYVRGRGRGKYICEECGIRCKKPSMLKKHIRTHTDVRPYHCTYCNFSFKTKGNLTKHMKSKAHSKKCVDLGISVGLIDEQDTEESDEKQRFSYERSGCDPEDSDGPDEDDNDNEEDDEDSQAESGLSAAPSVTASPQHLPSRCGLQDPGSVEEDLRVPSCFSGVHTDPMDILPRALLTKMTVLSTVQIDSNRTDLAAKARQHTAKDEHEVVPHADTSRSPEVTPRSPGHQMSVDYPESDVLRSPTAAKTVASIQDSSSLRLSPAMAQLNPQPAAQIPPSISPHPDSQERKPQITLQPPPGLPSPQTHLFSHLPLHSQQQSRTPYNMVPVGGIHVVPTGLTYSTFVPIQAGPMQLTIPAVSVLHRTMGTPGTTITEVSGTANRPTGVAELSSVVPCIPIGQIHVPGLQNLSPPALQSLTSLGMETVNIVGLANATVGPQVHPPGLALNAVGLQVLANAPAQSSPAPQAHIPGLQILNIALPTLIPSVGPVPETVASNSKAQELQAPAGQGHSAEPPQGSPEGPQETPKTVPRPSADHARPEAPSKMDTKKVASVSHVLPGRSSAQAQPAPTPEALQKVATSGPASLPTDRAAPRPPVPHRQPIVHFSDVSSDDDDEDRLVIAT